The region TCCCGCGGCACGTACCGCTCTCGGTTATAGGCCAGTCCGGTCGCGGCGTACTGGTACGGCACGGAGTACACGTTGGCCGGGTCGTAGTCGGCGTTCAGGAAGCCTGGGGCGATGTTCTTCAGATTGGGGATCTGGGATTTGTCCAGAGGTTGCAGCAGTCCGGCGCGGACCATAGTCTGCACGACGTAGTTGCTGGGCACGGCGATGTCGTACTGCGCCCCGCCCCCCTGCAGCTTGGCGAGCATGGCCTCGTTGCTCTCGAAGGTGTCCAGCACGACCCGCACACCGTTCGCCTTCTCGAAGGCCTTCACCAGTTCGGGGTCGATGTACTCCGACCAGATGAACACCCGCAGCGTCTTCCCGTCCCCGCGCGTCACCGGAACCGCCGCGCCCGTCTGGGCCTGCGGGGGTTTCTGCACGCGGTAACAGCCGGTCAGGAGGAGCAGGCCCGCAGCGGCCAGCAGCGCGGCCCGCTTCACGCGCCTCTCCGGGGGCGCAGCAGCGCGTTCGCCGCGACGATGGCGACCACCGTCACGAGGACCAGCAGCGCACTCAGGGCGTTGATGTCCGGCGTCACGCCTCGCTTCACGTTGGTGTAGATCAGCACGGGCAGCGTGCTGAAGCCCGACCCGCTCGTGAAGTACGTGACCACGAAATCGTCCAGGGACAGCGTGAACGCCAGCAGCGCCCCCGCCAGCACGCCCGGCATCGCCAGCGGCAGGATGATCCGCCGGAACGACTCCCAGCCGCTCGCGCCCAGGTCACGCGCCGCTTCCTCCAGTTCCGGGCCGTACCCGGCCAGCCGCGAGCGCACCGTCAGGGCCACGTAACTGATCTGGAAGGTCACGTGCGCCAGCAGCACCGTCCAGAAGCCGTTGTCGAAGCTCCACCCGGCCCGTTCCAGGCCCTGCCGGACGAACGAGTAGAACATCAGCAGACTGACGCCCATCACCACGTCCGGCACCACGATGGGCAGCACCAGCAGCCCCGTCAGCGCCGTGCGGAAGCGCAGCGTGTACCGCCACAGGCCCAGGCCCACCAGCGTCCCCAGCACCGTGCTGACCAGCGTGCTGATCAGGGCGATCTCCAGCGTGTGCACCAGCGCCTCGCGCACGTCCGCGCGGGCGAACAGCACCCCGTACCACTTCGTCGTGAACCCCGCCCACGTCGCCCCGAAGCGCGAATCGTTGAACGAGAACACCACCAGCACGATGATCGGCAGGTACAGAAATGCGTACACCAGCCACGCCCACGCACTCAGCGCCGGATGCGTCCGCCGGATCACAGCGCCCTCCGGGCGGTCGATGGTCGAAGGGCGATGGTTGATAGGTGATCCATCGACCATCGACCATCGACTTTCAACTGGCGCAGCCTCATACGAGTTCCTCCAGGCCCTTCTGCCCGGCCACACGGGCGTACGCCCACAGGCCCAGCAACACGGCGCCCATCAGGAGGAAGCTCAGGGCGCTGCCGTACGGCCAGTCGCCCGCCTGCCCGAACTGGTTCTGGATGAGGTTCCCCACCAGGGCCGTCTTCGCGCCGCCGAGGATGTCGCTGACCACGAAGGTGCCCAGCGCGGGAATGAACGTCAGGAGGATGCCCGCCACCAGCCCGGGCAGGGTCTGCGGGAACACGGCGCTCAGGAAGGCCCGCACGGGCGGCGCGCCGAGGTCCTCGGCGGCTTCCAGCAGGCGCCAGTCGATCTTCTCGACGCTGGAGTACACGGGCAGCACGAAGAACGGCACGAACGCGTACACCATGCCCAGCAGCGTGGCGGTCAGGCTGGGCACCAGATCGAAGGGGCGCAGGATCAGGATCCAGGCGTACACGCGGATCAGGAAGTTCGTCCAGAACGGGATGATCAGCAGCAGCAGCAGCAGGTTCTTACGCCGCGCGTCCTGCCGGGCGATGTAGAACGCCAGCGGGTACCCCATCAGCACGCACAGCGCCGTGCTCAGCGTCGCGACCCACACGCTGCGCCACAGCACCCGCACGTTGTCCCCCGTCCACTCCTGAAACAGCGCGTCGTATCCGAACACCCGCCCCCAGGACTCCAGCGTCCACGGGCCGCCCACCTGCGCCAGATCCGTGCGCGTCAGGAACGAGTACCCCAGCATCACCAGCGCGGGCACGATCAGGAACACCGCGAGCCACAGCACGCCCGGCCCCAGGGTGGCGAAGAACCGCCGCAAAGTCAGCACGGGGCACCTGCGGTACGGTGATGGTTGAAGGTTGATGGTTGATAGAGGGGTGTTCCATCAACCATCACCTTTCGACTATCAACCCCCGTCATGCTTCTTCCAGCACGACGAGGTTGTCGGGCGGCAGGTACAGGGCGACCTGTTCGTCGTAGTCGAAGTCCTCGTCGGCGCCGATGTCGGCGTTCAGCTGGAACGCGACGAGCTGCTGCCCGCCGGCCTGGAGGAGGTACTGGTTCTCGGCGCCGGTGTACACGATGTCGTCCACGCGGGCGCGGATCTCGTTGCCTTCGGTCTCGTCGTCGCGTTCCATGCGCAGTTTCTCGGGGCGGACGGACAGCGTGACGCTCTGGCCGGGGCGCAGGCCCACGCCGTGGGTGGTGCGCAGCGGGCCATGCTCGGTCTGCACGGTCGCCTCGTGGCCGTCCACGGTCAGGACGGTGCCGGGGATGAGGTTGCTGCTGCCCAGGAAGTTCGCCACGAACGCCGTCCTCGGGCGCTCATAGAGTTCCTCGGCGCGGCCCAGTTGCTCCACGCGGCCCCGGTTCATGACGGCGATGCGGTCACTCATGACCAGCGCCTCCTCCTGATCGTGCGTGACGAACACGAAGGTCATGCCCAGCGTTTCCTGGAGGTTGGCGAGTTCCACCTGCAACTCCTTACGCAGCTTCAGGTCCAGCGCGGAGAGCGGTTCGTCGAGCAGCAGCACCTGCGGTTCGTTCACGATGGCGCGCGCCAGCGCCACCCGCTGCCGCTGCCCGCCGGACAGCTGATCCGGGCGGCGCGCGGCGAAATCCGCGATGCGGACCCGCTCCAGCGCCTGCAAGACCCGCCCCCGGATCTGCGCGGCGGGCACGCCCTTCATCCGCAGCCCGAACGCCACGTTGTCCTGCACGGTCATGTGCGGGAACAGCGCGTAACTCTGGAACACCGTGTTCACGTCCCGCTTGTGGGGCGGCACGCCCGTCATGTCCTGCCCGCCGATCAGCACCGCGCCCGCGTCCGGACTCTCGAAGCCCGCCAGGATGCGCAGCAGCGTTGTCTTCCCGCAGCCGGACGGGCCCAGCAGGCTGAAGAACTCGCCGCGGCGGATGTCGAGGTCGATGTCGTCCAGCACGCGCGTCTCGGCGCCGCCCGGCGAGCGGAAGCTCTTGCGCACGCCGCGCACGCTGACGGCCGCGTCGTCCGCGAGATCACGCGGGCGTTTTCCCTTGAAGGTCACGCCGCTGATGGCGTCACCCCGGTCCAGTACACAGTCATCCCCCAATTGTAGAGGCCGCGCCCGGCAGGTCCGCCTTTCGGGGGACGAGCCGCTCATGCCCGGCGGGTACAGTCGGGCGCATCAGCCCTCCCGGAGGTGACCCCCATGGACCTTGAAGCGATCGTCGTCCCCGCCCTGTTCTTCGGCAGCGTGTTCGGTTTCCCGCTGCTGCGCCGCCAGATGATCCACCGTCATGAACTCGAACGCGAGGCGCTGCGCCGCGGCTTCCTCCCCGCCCGCGTGACTCAGGAACACCCGGCCCTGCCCGCCCCCCCTCCCCACGCCAGCGCCGGGGACGACGCGCCCACCCTCG is a window of Deinococcus grandis DNA encoding:
- a CDS encoding ABC transporter permease: MIRRTHPALSAWAWLVYAFLYLPIIVLVVFSFNDSRFGATWAGFTTKWYGVLFARADVREALVHTLEIALISTLVSTVLGTLVGLGLWRYTLRFRTALTGLLVLPIVVPDVVMGVSLLMFYSFVRQGLERAGWSFDNGFWTVLLAHVTFQISYVALTVRSRLAGYGPELEEAARDLGASGWESFRRIILPLAMPGVLAGALLAFTLSLDDFVVTYFTSGSGFSTLPVLIYTNVKRGVTPDINALSALLVLVTVVAIVAANALLRPRRGA
- a CDS encoding ABC transporter permease yields the protein MLTLRRFFATLGPGVLWLAVFLIVPALVMLGYSFLTRTDLAQVGGPWTLESWGRVFGYDALFQEWTGDNVRVLWRSVWVATLSTALCVLMGYPLAFYIARQDARRKNLLLLLLIIPFWTNFLIRVYAWILILRPFDLVPSLTATLLGMVYAFVPFFVLPVYSSVEKIDWRLLEAAEDLGAPPVRAFLSAVFPQTLPGLVAGILLTFIPALGTFVVSDILGGAKTALVGNLIQNQFGQAGDWPYGSALSFLLMGAVLLGLWAYARVAGQKGLEELV
- a CDS encoding ABC transporter ATP-binding protein gives rise to the protein MTFKGKRPRDLADDAAVSVRGVRKSFRSPGGAETRVLDDIDLDIRRGEFFSLLGPSGCGKTTLLRILAGFESPDAGAVLIGGQDMTGVPPHKRDVNTVFQSYALFPHMTVQDNVAFGLRMKGVPAAQIRGRVLQALERVRIADFAARRPDQLSGGQRQRVALARAIVNEPQVLLLDEPLSALDLKLRKELQVELANLQETLGMTFVFVTHDQEEALVMSDRIAVMNRGRVEQLGRAEELYERPRTAFVANFLGSSNLIPGTVLTVDGHEATVQTEHGPLRTTHGVGLRPGQSVTLSVRPEKLRMERDDETEGNEIRARVDDIVYTGAENQYLLQAGGQQLVAFQLNADIGADEDFDYDEQVALYLPPDNLVVLEEA